The stretch of DNA GACACGAACAACTACTACCCGCAGCGCGACGGTCAGATCGCCGAGCTGGACGACGAGTCCACCACCGTCTCGGAGCTGCTGGCCCGGCACCTTCCCCAGTCCCAGGTGGTGAAGGCGTTCAACCACATTCTCGCCTCGGAGCTGACCACCGACGGCTCGCCCGCCGGCACGCCCGGCCGGCGTGCTCTGGTGGTCGCCGGTGACGACGAGGCCGCGCGGCGGCGGGTGATCGACCTGCTCGACGAGTTCGGCTTCGACACCGTCGAGCTCGACTCGCTGGCCGAGGGCTGGCGCATCCAGCGGGACACCCCCGGCTACGGGGCACGCCGGGACGCCG from Cellulomonas sp. NTE-D12 encodes:
- a CDS encoding NADPH-dependent F420 reductase; the protein is MTTLGLIGSGHIGSQLARLAVRNGYDVVLSNSRGPASLAGLVQELGPQARAGTPDEAAAAGDLVVVTIPLHALDTVPVEPLAGKVVIDTNNYYPQRDGQIAELDDESTTVSELLARHLPQSQVVKAFNHILASELTTDGSPAGTPGRRALVVAGDDEAARRRVIDLLDEFGFDTVELDSLAEGWRIQRDTPGYGARRDAAQLRADLAAAKRYRDM